A window of the Candida orthopsilosis Co 90-125, chromosome 1 draft sequence genome harbors these coding sequences:
- a CDS encoding Rud3 protein (S. cerevisiae homolog RUD3 has role Golgi vesicle-mediated transport) — translation MGKNKKKSKKQDDSEETTKQPQKDAQETEKEIDEAIENSKTAQKVIESNGAPTLDPSLEGSDDKPILEKLQQAEKERDEIKHSYDNLVSRLSSFKSVFANMKKAEVELEEKSELVDKLNEENDRLKEENIDLKSSLNEASNKVDHNLYKDLQEQNANLNNECEKLSDTLTKTRREYTSTIEELQDEKYSLENENSKLSKLLHELKQEVSDLTVAQSEFDQEKKDMADSVNVFKDRFEAKNDEVKSAHAKIEELNNLLSTNNVFFEKEKSSLSAKIEALEEKLAEKDNTIETLGAEVESFKQKSMESELKSTEIADLKKEINNKQLLIGKLRHEAVILNEHLTKALTMMKQKGEGSNKTVDAELLSNVIISFLQFPRGDSKKFEALQLISALLEWDQSQKIAAGLQHVPNAKGGKTKVDSNGNEVPTRQSFVSLWTEFLEKESSGK, via the coding sequence ATGGGTaagaataaaaagaaaagtaaGAAACAAGATGATTCGGAGGAGACAACCAAACAACCTCAAAAAGATGCCCAGGAAACCGAGAAAGAGATAGATGAAGCCATAGAGAATTCAAAAACTGCACAAAAGGTGATTGAGTCCAACGGAGCACCTACTCTAGATCCTTCTTTGGAGGGATCTGACGACAAACCCATCTTGGAGAAGTTGCAACAGGCGGAGAAGGAAAGAGACGAAATAAAGCATTCATATGACAATTTAGTCAGTAGGttatcatcattcaaaagCGTGTTTGCTAATATGAAGAAGGCAGAGGTCGAACTAGAAGAGAAGTCGGAACTAGTAGACAAGTTGAATGAGGAGAATGATAGATTAAAGGAAGAGAACATTGACCTAAAGAGCTCTCTCAATGAAGCTTCCAACAAGGTAGATCACAATTTGTATAAGGATTTGCAAGAACAAAACGCAAATCTCAATAACGAATGTGAGAAATTGAGCGACACTTTGACGAAAACTAGGCGGGAATACACCTCAACGATTGAAGAATTGCAAGATGAGAAATATAGcttggaaaatgaaaattcGAAATTATCTAAATTGTTGCACGAGTTGAAACAAGAAGTAAGTGACCTTACGGTAGCTCAAAGTGAATTTGaccaagaaaagaaggacATGGCTGACTCTGTAAATGTTTTCAAGGATCGATTTGAGGCTAAAAATGACGAAGTCAAAAGCGCCCACGCAAAGATAGAGGAACTAAACAACCTCTTATCCACAAACAACGtcttctttgaaaaagaaaagctgTCATTGCTGGCGAAAATAGAAGCATTGGAAGAAAAGTTAGCAGAAAAAGACAATACGATTGAAACATTAGGAGCAGAAGTGGAAAGCTTTAAGCAAAAATCCATGGAATCGGAGCTAAAATCCACCGAAATTGCCGACttgaaaaaggaaataaacaacaaacaacttCTTATAGGAAAACTACGTCATGAAGCAGTGATTTTGAACGAGCATTTGACCAAGGCGTTGACCatgatgaaacaaaagGGTGAAGGTTCGAATAAAACCGTGGATGCTGAGTTACTATCAAATGTCATAATAAGCTTTTTACAATTCCCTAGAGGGGATTCAAAGAAATTCGAGGCATTGCAATTGATCAGTGCATTACTAGAATGGGATCAGCTGCAAAAGATTGCCGCTGGTTTGCAACATGTGCCTAATGCTAAAGGTGGTAAAACTAAggttgattcaaatggaAACGAGGTCCCAACAAGGCAAAGCTTTGTATCTTTATGGACTGAATTTTTAGAAAAAGAGTCTAGCGGTAAGTAA